A single Ignavibacteriales bacterium DNA region contains:
- the fumC gene encoding class II fumarate hydratase, producing the protein MSSFRIESDTMGHIEVPSDKYYGAQTARSLMNFKIGGEKMPAELIRAFGFLKKAAALVNAELGILAKNKADLIVRAADEVIEGKLADHFPLVVWQTGSGTQSNMNVNEVISNRAIEMAEGEMGSKKPIHPNDDVNKAQSSNDTFPTAMHIAAVEQIHVKLIPMVTMLRDALAEKSEQFKEVIKIGRTHLMDATPLTLGQEFSGYVQQLTNGLERIHAALPRLYELALGGTAVGTGLNTHPEFAERSAKKIAELTGFPFVTARNKFEALATHDALVEFHGVLKTLAASLMKIANDIRWLGSGPRSGIGELLLPENEPGSSIMPGKVNPTQSEAMTMVCAQVMGNDVAVNFGGAMGNFELNVFKPVIIYNVLQSTRLIADACESFTEHCVVGIEANTLAIQKHLENSLMLVTALNPHIGYDNAAKVAKKAHKENKTLKEVAVELGLLTAGQFDIYVRPEDMIKPGL; encoded by the coding sequence ATGTCATCTTTCCGTATTGAATCAGATACCATGGGACACATCGAAGTCCCCAGTGATAAATATTATGGCGCGCAGACCGCCCGCTCTCTTATGAATTTCAAAATCGGCGGTGAAAAAATGCCGGCCGAGCTTATCCGTGCTTTCGGCTTTCTGAAAAAAGCTGCTGCTCTGGTGAATGCTGAGCTTGGCATTCTGGCGAAAAACAAAGCTGATCTCATCGTCCGCGCTGCTGATGAGGTAATTGAAGGTAAACTTGCTGATCACTTTCCGCTGGTTGTCTGGCAGACCGGAAGCGGTACGCAGAGCAACATGAATGTGAATGAGGTAATCTCCAACCGCGCCATCGAAATGGCCGAAGGAGAGATGGGAAGCAAAAAACCGATTCATCCGAATGATGATGTTAATAAGGCACAGTCCTCAAACGATACCTTCCCGACAGCAATGCACATCGCAGCCGTTGAGCAGATTCATGTTAAGCTGATTCCGATGGTGACCATGCTGCGCGATGCTCTGGCCGAAAAATCAGAGCAGTTTAAGGAAGTCATCAAAATAGGCAGAACCCATCTGATGGATGCAACACCGCTTACGCTCGGTCAGGAGTTCTCAGGCTACGTTCAGCAGCTTACCAACGGTCTGGAAAGAATTCATGCCGCGCTGCCGCGTCTTTATGAACTGGCTCTCGGCGGAACAGCAGTCGGAACCGGACTGAACACCCACCCGGAATTTGCCGAACGTTCAGCTAAGAAGATAGCCGAACTCACCGGTTTTCCCTTTGTTACCGCACGCAATAAGTTTGAAGCACTTGCCACTCACGATGCACTTGTTGAGTTCCATGGTGTGCTTAAGACTCTCGCTGCTTCTCTGATGAAGATTGCAAATGATATACGCTGGCTTGGTTCAGGTCCCCGCTCTGGTATCGGAGAACTGCTTCTGCCTGAAAATGAACCAGGCAGCTCAATCATGCCGGGCAAGGTAAACCCCACTCAGTCAGAAGCCATGACTATGGTCTGCGCTCAGGTAATGGGCAATGATGTTGCGGTAAACTTCGGCGGTGCCATGGGCAACTTTGAGCTGAATGTTTTTAAGCCGGTGATTATATATAACGTGCTGCAGTCAACCCGTCTGATCGCGGATGCGTGTGAATCATTCACCGAACACTGTGTGGTCGGCATCGAGGCAAATACTCTGGCAATTCAGAAACATCTTGAAAACTCCCTCATGCTGGTAACCGCGCTGAATCCGCATATCGGTTATGACAATGCTGCCAAAGTCGCCAAGAAAGCGCATAAAGAAAATAAAACGCTGAAGGAAGTGGCTGTTGAACTCGGGCTTCTGACCGCGGGACAGTTTGATATATACGTCCGCCCCGAGGACATGATCAAACCGGGTCTGTAA
- a CDS encoding CDGSH iron-sulfur domain-containing protein, whose product MEKPESPQKEPYEVTVEPGTYRWCSCGLSMTQPFCDDAHIGTDFQPVIVTFEKEETVWFCGCKHTSTQPFCDSTHRKL is encoded by the coding sequence ATGGAAAAGCCGGAATCCCCGCAAAAGGAGCCTTACGAGGTAACCGTTGAACCGGGTACATACCGCTGGTGTTCATGCGGACTCTCCATGACGCAGCCCTTTTGCGATGACGCACACATCGGCACTGATTTTCAGCCGGTGATTGTCACCTTCGAAAAGGAGGAAACGGTGTGGTTTTGCGGATGCAAACATACCTCAACACAGCCGTTTTGCGACAGCACCCACAGAAAACTCTGA
- a CDS encoding TonB-dependent receptor: MKTVLLAAIIITYSAITFAQNSFTAVIRDSESGEPLAAATVLIQGTTIGGTTDDAGFVEIKNIPDGTHTILFRYIGFADFEKTYIFPLRQTEPEEVYLSHEEEEIEEVIVTATRSGRTIADLPTRVEAISGEELEEKGNMKPGDIRMLLNESTGIQTQQTSATSYNSSIRIQGLDGKYTQILRDGYPLYSGFSGGLGLLQIVPLDLKQAEVIKGASSTLYGGGAIAGLVNLVSKKPGDERELSFLLNGTSAAGLDISGYYGEKYEKTGATVFASYNAGAPYDPSDIGFTAIPRFSRFTLNPSLFIYISPGTTLEAGLMGTTEERTGGDIRYIEGNGDSTHSYYEKNLTGRFSTRLGLIHKAGEDAEFRVKNSFGYYDRSVEIPGYRFSGEQFSSFTEATYAAEQNDQEWIFGVNLWTEKFSQEKTDTARLVDYSHVTAGAFIQNTWKISELIALETGLRGDYQNIYGFHLLPRISVLFKFNSHLTARLGGGLGYKSPTVFTEDAERIHFKSVLPIDEDRAKSERSAGGNLDINFRAAFAHELTLSMNVLLFYTQITDPLLLTPLSGGYYEYQQPGGSIDTRGTEVNIKLTYDHLKLFTGYTIADVHQSLNGITSELPLVARHRVNNVLMYEIHDELKIGFEAYYYSPQKLQDGSMARDFWICGLMAEKIWEGYSVFINFENLLDTRQTRFGSIYSGPVSDPVFADIYAPVDGFVINGGVKISL, from the coding sequence ATGAAAACAGTATTACTGGCTGCAATTATTATAACATATTCAGCCATTACCTTTGCGCAAAACAGTTTTACCGCGGTTATAAGGGACAGTGAAAGCGGAGAACCCCTTGCCGCGGCTACGGTGCTGATACAGGGAACCACAATCGGGGGAACAACCGATGACGCTGGTTTTGTTGAAATTAAAAACATTCCGGACGGAACGCATACTATTCTTTTCCGTTATATCGGCTTCGCGGATTTTGAGAAGACGTATATATTCCCGCTGCGGCAGACTGAACCGGAAGAAGTGTATCTCTCGCACGAAGAAGAGGAGATTGAAGAAGTGATTGTAACGGCAACACGCTCCGGCCGGACGATTGCCGATCTGCCTACCCGCGTTGAGGCTATCTCGGGGGAAGAACTTGAAGAAAAGGGAAATATGAAACCGGGGGATATAAGGATGCTGCTGAATGAAAGCACGGGAATTCAGACTCAGCAGACCTCCGCAACTTCCTATAACTCAAGTATCCGCATTCAGGGGCTGGACGGTAAATATACCCAGATTCTGCGTGACGGATATCCCCTTTATTCTGGATTTTCCGGCGGACTTGGCCTGCTGCAGATTGTGCCTCTTGATCTTAAGCAGGCGGAGGTGATAAAAGGAGCTTCATCAACACTGTATGGCGGGGGAGCTATTGCCGGTTTGGTAAATCTTGTTTCTAAGAAGCCGGGGGATGAAAGGGAGCTGAGTTTTCTGCTGAATGGTACTTCGGCCGCGGGTCTGGATATAAGCGGATATTATGGAGAAAAATATGAAAAGACTGGAGCAACAGTATTTGCTTCGTACAATGCCGGAGCCCCGTATGACCCATCTGATATCGGATTCACCGCAATACCCCGGTTCAGCCGCTTTACGCTGAATCCGTCGTTGTTTATATATATCAGTCCCGGAACCACACTCGAAGCGGGGCTGATGGGAACCACGGAAGAAAGAACCGGAGGGGATATACGGTATATTGAGGGAAACGGAGACAGCACTCACTCCTACTATGAAAAGAATCTTACCGGCAGATTTAGTACGCGACTTGGTCTGATTCATAAGGCAGGTGAAGATGCAGAGTTCAGAGTGAAGAACAGCTTTGGTTATTATGACAGATCAGTTGAAATTCCAGGTTACCGTTTTTCGGGAGAGCAGTTTTCCTCCTTTACTGAAGCAACCTATGCCGCGGAGCAAAATGATCAGGAGTGGATTTTTGGCGTGAATCTCTGGACGGAAAAATTCAGTCAGGAGAAAACCGACACTGCCCGGCTTGTGGATTACAGTCACGTAACAGCCGGTGCGTTTATTCAGAATACGTGGAAAATTTCAGAACTGATCGCGCTTGAAACAGGTCTCCGCGGAGATTATCAGAATATATACGGCTTTCATCTGCTCCCAAGGATTTCAGTGCTGTTTAAGTTTAACAGTCATCTTACGGCACGCCTTGGGGGAGGCCTCGGTTATAAATCCCCCACGGTATTCACTGAAGATGCTGAAAGGATTCATTTTAAGAGTGTTTTACCGATTGATGAAGACAGGGCAAAATCAGAACGCTCCGCCGGAGGCAATCTGGATATTAATTTCCGCGCGGCTTTTGCGCATGAGTTAACGCTGAGCATGAATGTGTTATTATTTTACACACAGATCACTGACCCGCTCCTGCTCACTCCTCTTTCAGGGGGATACTATGAATATCAGCAGCCCGGCGGAAGCATTGATACCCGCGGAACGGAAGTAAACATAAAACTTACCTATGATCATCTGAAGCTTTTTACCGGATATACCATTGCCGATGTTCATCAGTCGCTGAACGGAATAACCTCGGAACTTCCGCTTGTTGCCCGTCACCGGGTAAATAATGTTCTGATGTATGAAATTCATGATGAACTGAAGATCGGCTTTGAAGCATATTACTACAGTCCGCAGAAACTGCAGGATGGCAGCATGGCCAGAGATTTCTGGATTTGCGGCCTTATGGCGGAAAAAATCTGGGAGGGCTACTCCGTATTTATCAATTTCGAAAATCTGCTCGATACACGGCAGACCAGGTTCGGCAGTATATACAGCGGTCCGGTCTCTGATCCGGTGTTTGCCGATATCTATGCACCCGTGGACGGTTTTGTAATAAACGGCGGGGTTAAGATCAGCTTGTAG
- a CDS encoding nitroreductase family protein, translating to MYYDTKDHISEDFLKADEIKTGETSTEVIEPIRKRWSIRAFSDEMIANDTLETLFEAASWSPSSMNEQPWRYICAKKGSEEFDMLASTLAPSNKMWAEQAPVLVLSIAEKNFAANGRENHYALYDTGAANYGLLLQAQSMNIYGHIMGGFDRSAAARLLGLSDQQVPVVVIALGYPGSPDELPEQLKIREYTPRKRKPVSEIVKITG from the coding sequence ATGTATTACGACACGAAAGATCATATTTCAGAAGATTTTCTGAAAGCAGATGAAATTAAAACAGGGGAAACATCCACGGAAGTAATTGAGCCGATAAGAAAACGGTGGAGCATCCGGGCGTTTTCTGATGAAATGATAGCAAATGACACCCTTGAGACGCTTTTTGAGGCGGCTTCATGGTCACCCAGCAGTATGAATGAGCAGCCCTGGCGCTACATCTGTGCCAAAAAGGGGTCAGAGGAGTTTGACATGCTTGCCTCCACTCTGGCACCTTCAAACAAAATGTGGGCAGAGCAGGCACCGGTTCTGGTCCTCAGTATTGCCGAAAAGAACTTTGCTGCCAATGGCAGGGAAAACCATTATGCTTTGTATGATACAGGAGCGGCAAACTACGGACTGCTGCTGCAGGCACAAAGCATGAATATCTACGGACATATTATGGGTGGATTTGACAGATCAGCGGCTGCACGTCTGCTTGGACTCAGCGATCAGCAGGTTCCGGTTGTGGTTATTGCGCTTGGATATCCGGGTTCACCGGATGAACTGCCTGAACAGTTAAAAATAAGAGAATACACGCCCCGCAAAAGAAAACCGGTCTCAGAGATTGTAAAAATAACCGGCTGA
- a CDS encoding OmpA family protein — translation MGKHTQLFAFLFLIAFTLQAQNYENGWSLGGGMTSPRYMSDVTTEFWDFGGHIFVQRDFDPTNSLRFVVEFIEFRAQDSPVENFSTFFGFEYLFRFKTSDKFGVYAGVGGYGYVQDMKGSAIKKDGISYMDVSASFLIGGQYFLNDEFEIHAQVKQSTLSTDKFDGVKGPVGGFFGGTLDSYISTAIGINYYWERGKPVVPQLPSGLVKAEIDYEKIQKMIDAAQKPGTEVDYSKFNVDYDRIEEMVDRKLKGMKNDPTVIYQSGDNAPKQLVSINFDSNSSTLRSDAYVLLAQNALVLLSNPDMKVEIGGYTDGRGNSGSNSKLSQERADAVKKYLVSKGISASRLTVKAYGSANPISDNDTESGRALNRRVELKIIK, via the coding sequence ATGGGTAAGCACACACAACTTTTTGCTTTTCTCTTCCTTATTGCGTTCACTTTACAGGCTCAGAACTATGAAAACGGCTGGTCACTTGGCGGCGGTATGACATCACCAAGATATATGTCAGACGTTACAACAGAATTCTGGGATTTTGGCGGACATATATTTGTACAGCGGGATTTTGATCCCACCAACTCTCTCCGCTTCGTCGTTGAATTCATTGAATTCAGAGCTCAGGATAGTCCTGTAGAAAACTTTTCAACATTCTTCGGTTTTGAATATCTGTTCAGATTTAAAACTTCCGATAAATTCGGCGTATATGCCGGTGTGGGCGGTTACGGATATGTGCAGGATATGAAAGGTTCGGCCATCAAGAAAGACGGTATATCCTATATGGATGTAAGCGCTTCCTTCCTTATCGGCGGACAGTATTTTCTGAATGATGAATTCGAAATTCATGCTCAGGTAAAGCAGTCAACTCTTTCAACCGACAAGTTTGACGGAGTGAAGGGTCCCGTAGGAGGATTCTTTGGCGGCACGCTTGATTCATATATATCAACCGCAATCGGCATTAACTATTACTGGGAAAGAGGCAAGCCGGTTGTTCCGCAGCTGCCTTCAGGACTGGTAAAAGCTGAAATTGATTATGAAAAAATTCAGAAAATGATTGACGCGGCCCAAAAACCGGGTACCGAAGTAGACTACAGCAAATTTAATGTTGATTACGACCGCATTGAGGAAATGGTTGACCGCAAGCTTAAAGGCATGAAGAATGACCCGACGGTTATCTATCAGTCTGGTGATAATGCTCCGAAGCAGCTGGTGAGCATCAACTTTGATTCCAACAGCTCAACTCTCCGTTCCGATGCATACGTTCTGCTCGCACAGAACGCGCTGGTGCTTCTCAGCAATCCTGATATGAAGGTTGAAATCGGCGGATATACCGACGGCCGCGGCAATTCCGGCTCGAATTCAAAACTCTCTCAGGAACGTGCTGATGCAGTAAAGAAATACCTGGTATCCAAAGGTATCAGCGCTTCACGCCTGACCGTTAAAGCATACGGTTCAGCAAATCCGATTTCAGACAATGATACTGAAAGCGGCAGAGCTCTTAACAGAAGAGTTGAACTGAAGATTATTAAATAA
- a CDS encoding response regulator transcription factor, whose protein sequence is MSSTVNKRKLLIVDDHLMVRKGMWSLIQDLNLFSEYREASNGAETLKLVSEFKPDFLFVDISLPDTLGTELIQQLRDTGYSGHILVLTIHDEEEYIYRCYKAGASGFLHKSSDKEELEKALYAILGGIEFYVKNMNRESLRSFIANYDEEYKETLMLERVILTNREREVFYKLYLGRTIEEAANEMNLSPRTIEVYRTNLLTKYGCKNVQELLYLARSNDYLLRKIGEIK, encoded by the coding sequence ATGAGCAGTACTGTAAACAAAAGAAAACTTCTTATTGTTGATGACCACCTGATGGTGCGCAAAGGTATGTGGAGTCTGATTCAGGATCTGAATCTGTTTAGTGAATACCGGGAAGCATCAAACGGAGCTGAAACCCTGAAACTTGTTTCGGAATTTAAACCCGATTTTCTCTTTGTGGATATCAGTCTTCCTGACACCCTTGGCACCGAACTTATTCAGCAGCTCCGCGATACCGGCTACAGCGGGCATATCCTGGTTCTGACCATACACGATGAGGAAGAATATATTTACCGCTGTTATAAAGCCGGCGCTTCAGGCTTTCTGCATAAATCTTCAGACAAAGAAGAACTTGAAAAAGCCCTGTATGCTATTCTTGGCGGTATTGAATTTTATGTAAAGAATATGAACCGCGAATCACTCCGCTCCTTTATCGCAAACTATGATGAAGAATATAAGGAGACTCTCATGCTTGAAAGAGTTATCCTCACGAACAGGGAGCGGGAAGTGTTTTATAAGTTATATCTGGGACGGACTATAGAAGAAGCAGCTAATGAGATGAACCTGAGCCCCAGAACCATTGAAGTTTACCGGACCAATCTTCTTACCAAATATGGTTGTAAAAATGTCCAGGAATTATTATATCTTGCACGTTCAAATGATTATCTTTTGCGAAAGATAGGGGAGATAAAATAG
- a CDS encoding TonB-dependent receptor: MKIFLLLLLAAFSTAAAKENDNKNTSGKQAQDSVSLHFDFPQLDVIGVKERLTSKIPGSAALVSNETMLAFQPLSGNEIIRTMAGVNVVDEEGTGLRLNMGVRGLDPDRSRTLLVLEDGIPVALAPYGEPELYYTPAIERMTGLELLKGSGSILWGPQTIGGVLNYKTADPPVEPSSYINLRGGGSGLFSIYGSYGTQFEGAGMQLGILHKQADRIGTTSINVDDITAKLKFRLDDKSQLGVKLSFYDEVSNSTYLGLTQSMYDAGEYYTIMAPNDKLKVRRYAGSISHNYILSGSSFIRTNVYAYTTSRNWLRQDFSRNKISNPVAVFGDTTVSGGAVYMRNSTGNRDRQFEVLGAESRFSTVYQFAGISNDLDAGVRFLWEKAYEQRINGKKFNAVSGDLAEDEIRTGRAFSVFLQNRFHVSQNLTVTPGARLETFSFIRDIYRISSKDTSLKGEDNLVTIIPGIGANYRLNDAVSFFAGVHKGYAPPRVKDAISNSGTSLKLDAEESINSEAGMRWQSASLDIELTYYLLDFSNQVIPVSQSSGGAGTGFVNGGKTEHSGVEFSLSHRSPYLLGNLFSITTTLNALYSSALYSSDRFVTSGGTVYNVNGNRLPYSPEVIGNLNIGFQFRNGLLLNAGIVYTGEQYADELNSSAPDPTGETGLIPAYTLLDFTARYSVASLGSIYVSVKNAGDLRYIAGRRPQGIKAGIPRMITAGIETTL, encoded by the coding sequence ATGAAAATCTTCCTTTTGCTTCTTCTGGCTGCCTTTTCTACCGCGGCGGCTAAGGAAAATGATAATAAGAACACTTCCGGCAAGCAGGCTCAGGATTCTGTTTCGCTTCATTTCGACTTCCCCCAGCTTGACGTAATCGGTGTAAAAGAACGCTTAACCAGTAAAATTCCCGGCTCGGCAGCCCTGGTCTCTAACGAAACCATGCTTGCCTTCCAGCCCCTTTCCGGTAACGAAATCATCCGCACCATGGCTGGTGTTAATGTGGTAGATGAAGAGGGTACCGGTCTCCGTCTGAATATGGGTGTGAGAGGGCTGGACCCCGACCGCTCACGCACACTCCTGGTCCTCGAAGACGGCATACCAGTTGCCCTTGCTCCTTATGGTGAACCCGAACTCTATTACACTCCCGCAATCGAACGGATGACCGGTCTAGAACTGCTCAAAGGCAGCGGATCTATTCTCTGGGGACCCCAGACCATCGGCGGCGTTCTTAACTATAAAACCGCAGATCCACCGGTGGAACCTTCATCATATATTAATCTCCGCGGCGGCGGCTCCGGTCTTTTCAGTATATACGGCTCATACGGAACCCAGTTTGAAGGCGCCGGCATGCAGCTGGGTATTCTGCACAAACAGGCAGACCGCATCGGAACCACCAGCATTAACGTGGATGATATTACCGCAAAGCTGAAATTCCGCCTGGATGATAAATCACAGCTCGGCGTAAAACTGAGCTTTTACGATGAAGTATCAAACTCCACCTATCTCGGGCTTACCCAGTCCATGTATGACGCAGGTGAGTATTATACCATCATGGCCCCGAATGATAAACTGAAAGTCCGCCGTTATGCCGGAAGCATCAGCCATAACTATATTCTCAGCGGTTCTTCATTTATCAGAACCAATGTTTACGCATATACCACGTCACGCAACTGGCTGAGGCAGGATTTCAGCCGGAATAAAATCTCCAATCCGGTCGCTGTCTTTGGCGATACAACCGTGAGCGGCGGAGCAGTATATATGCGCAACAGCACCGGCAACCGCGACCGGCAGTTTGAAGTCCTCGGCGCTGAAAGCCGTTTCAGCACAGTTTATCAGTTTGCCGGCATCAGCAATGATCTTGATGCGGGAGTCCGCTTCCTCTGGGAAAAAGCCTATGAACAGCGCATTAACGGAAAGAAATTTAACGCGGTTTCGGGCGATCTCGCTGAGGATGAAATCCGTACCGGCCGTGCCTTCAGCGTTTTTCTTCAGAACCGTTTTCATGTTTCACAGAATCTTACCGTTACCCCCGGTGCAAGGCTTGAAACATTTTCCTTCATCCGAGATATATACCGCATCAGTTCAAAAGATACCTCGCTTAAAGGTGAGGATAATCTGGTCACCATTATTCCCGGCATCGGTGCAAATTACCGCCTGAATGACGCGGTGTCTTTCTTTGCCGGTGTGCATAAAGGTTATGCCCCGCCCCGCGTAAAAGACGCAATTTCTAACTCCGGCACCTCTCTTAAACTTGATGCCGAGGAAAGCATCAATTCTGAAGCTGGTATGCGCTGGCAGTCAGCTTCTCTTGATATTGAACTTACCTATTATCTGCTTGATTTCTCTAATCAGGTTATCCCGGTTTCACAGTCATCGGGCGGAGCAGGCACCGGATTTGTAAACGGCGGAAAAACCGAGCACTCGGGTGTGGAGTTCAGTCTCTCCCACCGTTCCCCTTATCTGCTTGGTAATTTATTCAGCATTACTACTACCCTTAATGCGCTTTACAGCAGCGCGCTTTACAGCTCTGACCGTTTTGTTACCAGCGGCGGAACCGTATATAACGTTAACGGCAACCGCCTTCCCTATTCCCCGGAGGTTATCGGAAATCTTAATATCGGCTTCCAGTTCAGAAACGGCCTCCTCCTTAACGCGGGTATTGTCTATACCGGTGAACAGTACGCAGATGAGCTGAATTCATCCGCTCCCGATCCCACCGGTGAAACGGGTCTCATTCCCGCTTATACGCTTCTTGATTTCACCGCTCGTTACTCTGTCGCTTCACTCGGCAGCATCTATGTCTCCGTTAAAAACGCAGGCGACCTGAGATACATTGCGGGCAGAAGACCTCAGGGCATCAAAGCCGGCATTCCGCGAATGATTACCGCCGGCATTGAAACCACTCTCTGA
- a CDS encoding DUF4097 family beta strand repeat protein, which yields MTALQNRLSLLLMAGLLFAFSGLAMADDLRLITEKSFAVSKGEKLKAESYSGDIKVSAWEKDEVAVKIYGDERAEKIMEFYIEKSNGGVMVKIKKEGKSNNWFGKTGTIRVEIRVPASFDVTATTAGGDISINGVSGELRLNTAGGDIKTTGGTGELKANTAGGDIIVKEFNGDVKMSTAGGDIRSEKVRGDVDASTAGGDINLQCADGKVNASTSGGDIRIDFSGNYYGIKASTTGGDVAVRVPKSIRADIYASTFSGDIDCEFDISNTNKYGNAKAEGSVNGGGEKLKCTTTGGDIKIAVK from the coding sequence ATGACTGCATTACAAAACCGGCTTTCATTACTGCTGATGGCAGGACTGCTTTTTGCTTTTTCCGGTCTGGCGATGGCTGATGACCTTCGTCTTATCACAGAAAAAAGTTTTGCCGTAAGTAAAGGGGAAAAACTGAAAGCAGAATCGTATTCAGGAGATATAAAAGTATCTGCCTGGGAGAAAGATGAAGTAGCTGTTAAAATCTATGGTGATGAAAGAGCCGAAAAAATCATGGAATTCTACATCGAAAAATCAAATGGCGGGGTGATGGTTAAGATTAAGAAGGAAGGAAAATCCAATAACTGGTTTGGAAAAACCGGAACCATACGGGTTGAGATACGCGTACCCGCTTCTTTTGATGTTACGGCCACCACCGCGGGGGGAGATATCAGCATCAACGGAGTATCAGGCGAACTGCGTCTTAATACTGCCGGCGGCGATATCAAGACTACCGGAGGCACCGGCGAACTGAAGGCCAATACTGCCGGAGGAGATATCATCGTGAAGGAGTTTAACGGCGATGTAAAAATGAGCACCGCGGGAGGTGATATACGCAGCGAAAAAGTACGGGGAGATGTTGATGCTTCAACCGCGGGGGGAGATATTAATCTCCAGTGCGCTGACGGCAAAGTAAACGCAAGCACTTCAGGCGGAGATATCCGGATTGACTTTTCAGGCAATTACTACGGAATAAAAGCCAGTACTACCGGAGGCGATGTAGCTGTGCGGGTACCCAAAAGCATCAGGGCTGATATATATGCTTCAACATTCTCAGGCGATATTGACTGTGAATTTGATATCAGCAACACCAATAAATACGGAAACGCTAAAGCTGAAGGCTCCGTTAACGGCGGAGGCGAGAAACTGAAATGCACCACTACCGGCGGTGATATCAAAATTGCGGTGAAGTAA
- a CDS encoding META domain-containing protein — MISLRYLFTLLSVVMLLQACDREPVDSLDALTRYEWLADTVYTVDYSKAAAPPSLRMDRTNDKFYATGGCNDITGDYRITGNKIFFNNFSQPVDFCEGSFETEQKLVHMLKSAFFWEIREEKLYLYYKSTLIGVFRKKD, encoded by the coding sequence ATGATTTCACTCAGATATCTTTTTACACTGCTTTCCGTAGTAATGCTGCTGCAGGCATGTGACCGCGAGCCGGTTGATTCTCTTGATGCGCTCACCCGCTACGAATGGCTTGCCGATACCGTATATACGGTGGATTATTCCAAAGCTGCTGCTCCCCCGAGTCTGCGCATGGACCGCACTAACGATAAATTCTATGCTACCGGCGGCTGCAATGATATCACAGGGGACTACCGCATAACCGGCAATAAGATTTTCTTTAATAATTTCAGCCAGCCGGTTGATTTCTGCGAAGGGTCTTTTGAAACGGAGCAAAAGCTTGTCCATATGCTTAAATCAGCTTTTTTCTGGGAGATCAGGGAAGAGAAATTATATCTCTACTATAAATCCACACTGATCGGTGTATTCCGGAAAAAAGATTAA